The Manihot esculenta cultivar AM560-2 chromosome 1, M.esculenta_v8, whole genome shotgun sequence genome has a window encoding:
- the LOC110622756 gene encoding receptor-like protein EIX2 — MMPSLRLVSLSNNYLNGTVPATLCRIESLQILDLSNNHLSGRIPSCWGNLPSLTVIDFSSNMLSGDVPMSLGSQESLVSLHLQNNTLQGKIPMSLRNLESLETLDLSMNSFDGFIPSWIGESLSSLKVLSIHSNKFEGEIPLQLCYLASLRILNLANNVMTGTIPNCFGNFTAIAMHEQKGHWDYYTNALPYVGFVRASYGENVQVYVKGMELEYSRTLRFLYSIDLSGNNFVGEIPQELMNLSGLQNLNLSTNKLDGHIPWNIGKLSSLESLDLSENELSGSIPSSISDLNFLSHLNLSFNHLSGRIPKGNQLQTLDDKSIYIGNDGLCGPPLNNCSDDADELPKGHEKGGTTRKDDSEMVWFYGGMGMGFAAGFVGVCSILYFNDSWRCAWFGLVDRVCNKLWVTIAIKANQVKRKFLRNKLEGNA, encoded by the coding sequence ATGATGCCAAGTCTGCGCCTCGTATCCCTCTCCAACAACTACTTGAATGGTACCGTTCCAGCTACTTTATGCAGGATTGAATCTTTACAAATTCTTGATCTTTCGAATAATCATCTATCAGGAAGAATACCTTCATGTTGGGGAAATTTGCCAAGTTTAACTGTGATTGATTTTTCAAGTAATATGTTGAGTGGTGATGTTCCAATGTCCTTGGGTTCTCAGGAGTCGCTTGTTTCCCTGCATTTGCAAAACAATACTCTGCAAGGAAAGATCCCAATGTCATTAAGGAATCTAGAATCCTTGGAGACTCTTGATCTTAGCATGAATTCTTTTGATGGTTTTATTCCTTCATGGATAGGTGAGAGCCTATCTTCTCTGAAAGTACTGAGTATTCACTCTAATAAATTTGAAGGTGAGATTCCTCTGCAGCTTTGCTACCTTGCTTCTCTTCGCATATTGAACTTGGCAAATAACGTGATGACTGGAACCATACCTAATTGTTTTGGCAATTTTACTGCAATTGCTATGCACGAGCAGAAAGGGCATTGGGACTATTACACTAATGCTCTACCCTATGTGGGCTTTGTAAGAGCTAGCTATGGTGAGAATGTGCAGGTTTATGTCAAAGGAATGGAGCTTGAATATAGTAGAACACTTCGATTTCTCTATTCCATTGACCTTTCAGGAAATAACTTTGTTGGAGAAATTCCCCAGGAGTTAATGAATCTTTCAGGTCTACAGAACCTGAATCTATCTACAAACAAATTGGATGGACATATCCCTTGGAACATTGGCAAGTTAAGCTCACTAGAATCACTTGACTTGTCTGAAAATGAACTTTCTGGCTCTATTCCATCCAGTATTTCTGATTTGAACTTTTTAAGTCACTTGAATTTGTCATTCAATCACTTATCTGGAAGAATTCCAAAGGGAAACCAACTTCAGACTTTGGATGACAAATCCATCTACATCGGCAACGATGGACTTTGTGGACCTCCATTGAATAACTGTTCAGATGATGCAGATGAACTGCCTAAAGGTCATGAAAAAGGTGGCACTACGAGGAAAGATGACTCTGAAATGGTTTGGTTCTACGGTGGTATGGGAATGGGATTTGCGGCTGGATTTGTTGGAGTTTGTAGCATCTTGTACTTCAACGACTCATGGAGATGTGCTTGGTTTGGGTTAgttgacagagtttgcaacaaACTTTGGGTAACAATTGCAATTAAGGCAAATCAAGTGAAGAGAAAGTTTCTCAGAAACAAATTAGAAGGAAATGCATGA
- the LOC122723114 gene encoding receptor-like protein EIX1 — MGTSTANVVEILALLILLQSVSSFCNGDNFNGSCIKTEREALVKFKSSLHNNSNSLPSWVGDDCCRWHGVTCDDITGHVVKLVLSRASIMGNISLHLGNLSNLQYLDLSWNQDLSLNRSLAIHSLHFPSSLKYLNLSYVLLDKCDNWLQSINMLPSLLELELRNCELSIIGDVSHVNFTSLEVLDLGLNNFHSTIPSWLYNITKLQNLDLYSSAFRGSLSTDISNLNSLASLNAGFNSLEGNIPNTLNRLCNLIELYLGYNKFSGEISGTFGNSSGCIKNSLENLYLLNNSFSGSIPDNLGQFKRLKDLSLSKNSFWGSIPVSIGQLYNLERLGLSKNSLHGKVSELHLLNLRSLIELSMDGNSLVFDIDPEWIPPFQLYWIGLSSCDVGPSFPQWLKTQKSIRFLEMSNASISDNIPDWFENISSNIVGLDLSYNQLFGTLPTFRKLNTTYANEYRIILLKSNQFDDSPEYQ, encoded by the exons ATGGGAACATCAACTGCCAATGTTGTTGAGATTCTTGCCTTGCTCATTCTACTTCAAAGCGTTTCCTCCTTCTGCAATGGAGATAATTTCAATGGAAGCTGTATCAAGACTGAAAGAGAAGCTCTTGTGAAGTTCAAGTCAAGCCTCCACAACAATTCAAACTCGTTGCCTTCATGGGTGGGGGATGATTGCTGCAGATGGCACGGAGTCACTTGCGATGACATAACCGGTCATGTAGTTAAGCTCGTTCTTTCTCGGGCGTCCATCATGGGAAACATTTCCCTTCATCTTGGAAATCTTTCAAACTTGCAGTATCTTGATCTCAGTTGGAATCAAGATCTTAGTTTGAATCGTTCATTGGCAATCCACAGCCTCCATTTTCCATCTTCTTTGAAATACTTGAACTTGTCGTATGTGCTCCTTGACAAGTGTGACAATTGGTTGCAGTCAATAAACATGCTTCCTTCTTTACTAGAATTAGAATTGAGAAATTGTGAGCTTTCCATCATTGGTGATGTTTCACATGTCAATTTTACATCTCTTGAGGTTCTCGACCTTGGATTGAACAACTTCCATTCCACAATCCCTAGCTGGTTATATAATAttaccaaacttcaaaatcttgatCTGTATTCTAGTGCTTTCCGAGGGTCTCTTTCAACTGATATCAGTAATCTTAATTCTCTTGCTTCCCTTAATGCGGGTTTTAATTCTTTGGAAGGCAACATACCCAACACGTTGAACAGGCTTTGCAATTTGATTGAGCTATACTTGGGTTACAACAAGTTCAGCGGTGAGATTTCCGGAACTTTTGGCAACTCATCCGGTTGCATCAAGAACAGTTTAGAGAATCTGTATCTTTTAAACAATTCCTTTTCTGGTAGTATTCCAGATAATTTGGGACAATTTAAACGCCTGAAAGATCTTTCTCTTTCTAAAAACTCTTTCTGGGGTTCAATTCCTGTATCCATTGGACAGCTTTACAACCTTGAAAGACTAGGTTTGAGTAAGAATTCATTGCATGGAAAAGTTTCTGAACTTCACTTGTTAAACCTCAGAAGCTTGATTGAGTTGAGTATGGATGGGAATTCTTTAGTTTTTGATATAGATCCCGAATGGATACCTCCTTTTCAACTTTACTGGATTGGTTTATCATCTTGTGATGTAGGGCCTTCGTTTCCACAGTGGCTCAAAACACAAAAGAGCATTAGATTTTTAGAAatgtctaatgcaagcatctcaGATAACATCCCTGACTGGTTTGAAAATATTTCTTCCAATATTGTAGGATTGGATTTATCTTATAATCAGTTGTTTGGGACCTTGCCAACTTTCAGAAAACTGAACACAACTTATGCTAACGAATATAGGATCATATTGTTGAAATCTAACCAGTTTGATG ATTCCCCAGAATATCAGTGA
- the LOC110623258 gene encoding receptor-like protein EIX1 has translation MGTSAQILAMLILIQSILIFCTGTNLDGSCIKIEREALVKFKSSLAINSSDSLLSWVGDDCCRWEGVSCDNITDHVVKLDLSRAYFQGNILSRAYFQGNVSLHLGNLSNLQYLDLSGNNELAIDSLQFPSSMKYLNMEAVLLDKCVDWLQSINMLPSLLELHLSNCELSIPGHVSHVNLTSLEVVYLSGNNFNSKIPSWLFNITNLQHLDLSYSAFRGSLSTRIGNLNSLSFLDLSWNSLEGNIPTTLNQLCNLSELHLKTNKFSGEISGPFGNSSSCVQKSLVYLYLYNNSFSGSLPNNIGQFKHLKFLLLSNNSFWGPIPVSIGQLSNLQILDFSQNSLQGKVSELHLLKLRGLDQLILSGNSLVFDIDLKWVPPFQLSRIELSSCKLGPWFPQWLKTQKSIAFLLMSNASISDSIPDWFENISSNIEGLDLSYNQLSGILPNLRKFNTTYEVYYRYILLKSNRFEGSLTHFHSDASILDISNNLLQGQIPHNISEMMPILRFLSLSNNSLNGTIPASLCMIESLDILHLAKNHLSGPIPSCWGNLQRLTVIDLSSNMLGGHIPMSLSSQQFLVSLHLQNNNLQGKIPISLRNLEYLETLDLGNNYFDGYIPWWIGESLSSLKVLSVQSNKFEGEIPLQLCYLASLRILNLANNMMTGTIPTCFGNFTAIAMHENKGLWDYYTYLLPREAFEENGYGENVQVYVKGIELEYTRTLRFLYSIDLSGNNFVGEIPQELMNLSGLLNLNLSTNKLDGHIPWNIGKLSSLESLDLSENELSGSIPFSISDLNFLSHLNLSFNHLSGRIPKGNQLQTLDDKSIYIGNNGLCGPPLNNCSDDADELPKGHEKGGTTRKDDSEMLWFYSGMGMGFVAGFVGVCSILYLKDSWRSAWFELVDRVYNKLWVTVGIKGNQLKRKFMRNTFEGNA, from the coding sequence ATGGGAACATCagctcagattcttgccatgctCATCCTGATTCAAAGCATTTTGATCTTCTGCACTGGAACTAATCTGGATGGAAGCTGTATCAAGATTGAAAGAGAAGCTCTTGTGAAGTTCAAGTCAAGCCTCGCCATTAACAGCTCAGACTCTTTGCTTTCATGGGTCGGAGATGACTGCTGCAGATGGGAAGGAGTCTCCTGCGATAACATAACAGATCATGTGGTTAAGCTCGACCTTTCCAGGGCGTACTTCCAGGGAAATATCCTTTCCAGGGCGTACTTCCAGGGAAATGTTTCCCTTCATCTTGGAAACCTTTCAAACTTGCAGTATCTTGATCTCAGTGGGAATAATGAATTGGCAATCGACAGCCTCCAGTTTCCATCTTCCATGAAATACTTAAACATGGAGGCTGTGCTCCTGGACAAGTGTGTCGATTGGTTGCAGTCAATAAACATGCTTCCTTCCCTGCTAGAACTACATTTGTCTAATTGTGAGCTTTCCATTCCTGGTCATGTTTCACATGTCAATCTTACATCTCTTGAGGTTGTCTATCTTAGTGGGAACAACTTCAATTCCAAAATCCCCAGCTGGTTATTTAATATTACCAACCTGCAACATCTTGATCTGAGTTATAGTGCTTTTCGAGGCTCTCTTTCAACTCGGATTGGAAATCTCAattctctttctttccttgATCTGTCCTGGAATTCTCTGGAAGGTAATATACCCACAACGTTGAACCAGCTTTGCAATTTGAGTGAGCTACACTTGAAAACCAACAAGTTCAGCGGTGAGATATCTGGACCTTTTGGCAATTCATCTAGTTGTGTGCAGAAGAGTTTAGTTTATCTGTATCTTTACAACAATTCTTTTTCTGGTAGCCTTCCAAATAACATTGGACAATTCAAACACCTAAAATTTCTTCTACTTTCTAACAACTCTTTCTGGGGTCCAATCCCTGTATCAATTGGACAACTTTCCAACCTACAAATACTAGATTTCAGTCAGAATTCATTGCAGGGGAAAGTTTCTGAACTTCACTTGTTAAAACTCAGAGGTTTGGATCAGTTGATTTTGAGTGGAAATTCTTTAGTTTTTGATATTGATCTCAAATGGGTACCTCCTTTCCAACTTTCCAGGATTGAGTTATCATCCTGCAAACTAGGGCCTTGGTTTCCACAGTGGCTCAAAACACAAAAGAGCATTGCTTTTTTACTAatgtctaatgcaagcatctcGGATAGCATCCCTGATTGGTTTGAAAACATCTCTTCCAATATTGAAGGATTGGATCTATCTTATAATCAGCTTTCTGGAATCTTGCCAAATTTGAGAAAGTTCAACACTACTTATGAAGTTTACTATAGGTACATATTATTGAAATCTAACAGGTTTGAGGGCTCTTTAACCCATTTTCATTCTGACGCAAGCATATTGGATATCTCCAACAACTTGCTGCAAGGTCAGATTCCCCATAACATCAGCGAAATGATGCCAATATTGCGATTCTTATCCCTTTCCAACAACTCTTTGAATGGTACGATTCCAGCTTcattatgcatgattgaatctTTAGATATTCTTCATCTTGCAAAAAATCATCTGTCGGGACCAATACCTTCATGCTGGGGAAATTTGCAACGTTTAACCGTGATTGATCTTTCAAGTAATATGCTCGGTGGTCATATTCCAATGTCCTTGAGTTCTCAACAGTTTCTTGTTTCGCTGCATCTGCAAAACAACAATCTTCAAGGAAAGATCCCAATCTCATTGAGGAATCTAGAGTACTTGGAGACTCTTGATCTCGGCAACAATTATTTTGATGGTTATATTCCTTGGTGGATTGGTGAAAGCCTATCTTCATTGAAAGTACTGAGTGTTCAGTCCAATAAATTTGAAGGTGAGATTCCTCTGCAGCTTTGCTACCTTGCTTCTCTTCGCATATTGAACTTGGCAAACAATATGATGACTGGAACTATTCCCACTTGTTTTGGCAATTTTACTGCAATTGCTATGCATGAAAACAAAGGACTTTGGGATTATTATACTTATCTTCTTCCAAGGGAGGCCTTTGAAGAAAATGGCTATGGTGAGAATGTGCAAGTTTATGTCAAAGGAATAGAGCTTGAATATACTAGAACACTTCGATTTCTCTATTCCATTGACCTTTCAGGAAATAACTTTGTTGGAGAAATTCCCCAGGAGTTGATGAATCTTTCAGGTCTACTGAACCTGAATCTATCTACAAACAAATTGGATGGACATATCCCTTGGAACATTGGCAAGTTAAGCTCACTAGAATCACTTGACTTGTCTGAAAATGAACTTTCTGGCTCTATTCCATTCAGCATTTCTGATTTGAACTTTTTAAGTCACTTGAATTTGTCATTCAATCACTTATCTGGACGAATTCCAAAGGGAAACCAACTTCAGACTTTGGATGACAAATCCATCTACATCGGCAACAATGGACTTTGTGGACCTCCATTGAATAATTGTTCAGATGATGCAGATGAACTGCCTAAAGGTCATGAAAAAGGTGGCACTACGAGGAAAGATGACTCCGAAATGCTTTGGTTCTACAGTGGTATGGGAATGGGATTTGTGGCTGGATTTGTTGGAGTTTGTAGCATTTTGTACTTGAAAGACTCATGGAGGTCTGCTTGGTTTGAGTTAGTTGACAGAGTCTACAACAAGCTTTGGGTAACAGTTGGAATTAAGGGAAATCAACTGAAGAGAAAGTTTATGAGAAACACATTTGAAGGAAATGCATAA